Proteins found in one Fusarium oxysporum Fo47 chromosome V, complete sequence genomic segment:
- a CDS encoding uncharacterized protein (expressed protein): MQLACSKFEAVLRCKPTRIHILTTRNDFHVDDLQSACIWQRSKCAPRSNARQASTPTVGCAHGMPVVRCAVSTTSHETIGQSDTCIPSFPIVSDIGYYLLCFMRPRNVWPGDSRCGPQVVSLHETPLALKVIIQHIPIFGRHHWSLPSANGLALTQACNHSPQDIDEQRPDPLPSKYQGPKDQQAKPWSTDDLLHAGSHQTSRPTGQTRTIFDQSNAMQGEAQRPPCVACEHLI; encoded by the coding sequence ATGCAGCTTGCTTGCTCAAAGTTTGAAGCTGTGCTTCGATGCAAACCAACGAGGATTCACATCCTAACCACTAGGAACGACTttcatgttgatgatctgCAGTCAGCTTGCATTTGGCAAAGGTCTAAATGTGCTCCGAGATCCAATGCTCGCcaagcttcaacaccaactgTTGGTTGTGCTCATGGAATGCCCGTCGTGCGTTGCGCCGTTTCAACAACTTCTCACGAGACAATCGGCCAGTCCGATACATGCATACCTAGCTTCCCAATAGTTTCTGATATTGGATACTATCTGCTATGCTTCATGCGACCCCGAAACGTTTGGCCTGGAGACTCCCGATGCGGCCCGCAGGTGGTTTCCTTGCATGAGACACCGTTGGCTCTAAAAGTGATCATCCAGCACATTCCAATATTTGGGCGGCACCATTGGTCTTTGCCCTCAGCTAATGGTTTGGCTTTGACGCAAGCATGCAACCATTCCCCGCAAGATATAGACGAGCAACGCCCCGACCCCTTGCCAAGCAAATATCAAGGACCTAAGGACCAACAGGCGAAACCTTGGTCAACcgatgatcttcttcatgcTGGAAGTCACCAAACGAGTCGACCTACAGGTCAAACTCGGACAATATTTGACCAGagcaatgcaatgcaaggAGAGGCCCAACGACCACCGTGTGTTGCTTGTGAGCACCTCATTTAA
- a CDS encoding Translin: MSSDTPLLDPSIFSHLQEKLDEETAVRDNLTQIIQRLERAVATAQGLLSRVHSTPRARYPALVSQVEDVIKEEATIVKELNEVASKHPYYKYNSKWARTVQNAIGTAVYTAWLGGLGSDSQPASLGRLLTLEQVGEVFQVPTNLKDRDAFHFTIEEYLLSLTDLTNELARLAPNAVTLGDFELPLVISGFIKDLFAGFQLLNLKNDILRKRADAVKYDVKRVEDVVYDLSLRGLVKRAGEGDTEMAATE, from the exons ATGTCCTCCGACACTCCTCTGCTCGATccttccatcttctcccaCCTCCAGGAGAAGCTCGATGAAGAGACCGCCGTTCGTGATAACCTCACCCAGATTATCCAGCGTCTCGAGCGCGCCGTTGCCACCGCTCAAGGTCTTCTCTCTCGCGTCCACTCTACGCCCCGCGCTCGCT ACCCTGCGCTTGTGTCACAGGTTGAGGATGTTATCAAGGAAGAGGCCACTATTGTGAAGGAGCTGAATGAGGTGGCTAGCAAGCACCCATACTACAA ATACAACAGCAAGTGGGCGAGAACCGTTCAAAATGCTATCGGCACCGCTGTCTACACTGCCTGGCTCGGCGGTCTAGGCTCTGACTCCCAGCCTGCTTCTCTCGGTCGCCTTCTCACTCTCGAGCAAGTTGGCGAGGTCTTCCAGG TCCCTACAAACCTCAAGGACCGTGATGCCTTCCACTTCACCATCGAGGAGTATCTCCTATCTCTGACAGACCTCACCAACGAGCTTGCCCGTCTGGCTCCCAACGCTGTCACCCTCGGAGACTTTGAGCTTCCTCTCGTCATTAGCGGGTTCATCAAGGATCTCTTCGCCGGGTtccagcttctcaacctcaagaacGACATTCTCCGCAAGCGAGCTGATGCTGTCAAGTATGACGTCAAGAGAGTCGAGGATGTTGTCTATGACCTGAGCCTGCGTGGACTGGTCAAGAGGGCTGGCGAGGGTGACACAGAGATGGCTGCTACCGAGTAG
- a CDS encoding syntaxin-binding protein: MATKGNSLRDRQIASLKKILNLNETVESSEADEAHANGLLAPVAPILDADGNPIWKVLVFDDLGRDVISSVMRVSDLRSMGVTMHMHIGGARHPIPDVPVIYLLEPNAQNLQAITSDLQKGLYTPAYINFLSSLPRVLLEEFATQTAAAGTSEHIAQLFDQYLNFIVAEPDLFSLGMQKEHTYWALNSAATSDEELDRVVDKIVSGLFSVIATMGVIPIIRCPKGAAAEMVAARLDRKLRDHILNSKDNLFSGPRTNASSSTHSSRPVLILLDRNIDLVPMLSHSWTYQSLVHDVLNMKLNRITIESPAEEGNPAKGPTKKGYDLTTNDFFWAKNAGSPFPQVAEDIDAELTKYKEETAAITKRTGVTNFEDLQADTSASAQHLKEAITLLPEMRERKGILDMHMNILAALLTGIKDRQLDNYFQLEENVVKQTKPQIMEIISDSTKGSEPVDKLRLFIIWYLSTEQEVSRQEFEGFEKALSEAGADVSCLPYVRQVRATTKMTQLTTINNTAQPAQTSDLFGRFSSMSSRLTDRLKESGVPTGLSSNFESLISGVKNFLPADRDFTVTKIVESIMDPSSASSSAIAKTEHYLYYDPRSANARGTMPPPSAMRSGAGATPGGMPGSQVPGQTASFGQRRQGFSEAVVFTVGGGSMDEYGNLQEWVSRAGGDRAKKRVVYGSTEMVNAAEFIKEELDTLGKEVAS, encoded by the exons ATGGCAACCAAGGGAAACTCCCTGCGCGATCGCCAAATAG CGTCGCTAAAGAAAATCCTCAACTTGAACGAGACTGTCGAATCCTCCGAGGCCGACGAAGCCCATGCCAACGGTCTACTTGCTCCTGTTGCGCCTATCCTCGATGCTGATGGCAACCCTATCTGGAAGGTACTGGTCTTTGATGACCTCGGTCGGGATGTTATCAGCAGTGTTATGCGCGTTAGCGACTTGCGGTCAATGGGCGTAACCATGCACAT GCACATTGGCGGCGCAAGGCACCCTATCCCCGATGTTCCAGTCATCTACCTCCTCGAACCGAATGCGCAAAACCTCCAAGCCATTACATCCGACTTGCAGAAGGGGCTTTACACTCCCGCTTACATCAACTTCCTCTCCTCCCTCCCCCGTGTCCTTCTCGAGGAGTTCGCTACACaaactgctgctgctggaacATCCGAACACATTGCTCAACTGTTTGACCAATATTTAAATTTCATTGTCGCTGAACCAGATCTATTCAGTCTGGGCATGCAAAAAGAGCATACGTATTGGGCATTGAACAGTGCAGCCACCAGCGACGAGGAGCTTGATCGCGTAGTGGATAAGATTGTTAGCGGTCTCTTCAGTGTGATTGCTACTATGG GAGTCATTCCCATTATCCGATGCCCCAAAGGCGCTGCTGCAGAGATGGTCGCTGCGCGTCTCGACCGAAAACTCCGAGATCATATCCTCAACTCAAAggacaacctcttctcaGGGCCACGAACAAACGCTTCATCCAGTACTCACTCTTCCCGACCCGTACTCATTCTTCTCGATCGAAACATTGATTTGGTGCCAATGCTTTCTCATTCTTGGACATATCAAAGTCTGGTTCACGATGTTCTCAACATGAAGCTGAATCGCATCACCATCGAAAGCCCTGCGGAGGAAGGAAACCCTGCCAAGGGCCCCACGAAGAAGGGTTACGATTTGACTACAAACGACTTCTTCTGGGCCAAAAACGCTGGCAGTCCTTTCCCTCAAGTAGCGGAGGACATCGATGCTGAATTGACCAAAtacaaagaagaaacagcTGCGATTACGAAAAGGACTGGTGTTACAAATTTCGAAGACTTGCAGGCCGATACCAGCGCGAGCGCTCAGCATCTCAAGGAGGCAATAACGTTGCTTCCTGAAATGAGAGAGCGCAAAGGCATTCTCGACATGCATATGAACATCCTGGCGGCTTTATTGACAGGAATTAAGGACCGCCAGCTTGACAACTATTTCCAACTGGAGGAGAATGTTGTGAAGCAGACCAAACCTCAGATTATGGAAATCATTAGTGACAGTACCAAGGGTTCTGAACCCGTTGATAAGCTGCGATTGTTCATCATCTGGTACTTGAGTACAGAACAAGAAGTGAGCCGACAAGAATTCGAGGGTTTCGAGAAGGCCCTCTCAGAAGCTGGCGCGGATGTATCATGTCTGCCTTATGTTCGACA GGTTCGCGCTACAACCAAGATGACACAACTCACtaccatcaacaacactgcTCAGCCTGCTCAAACTTCAGATCTCTTCGGCCGCTTCTCGTCTATGTCATCTCGTCTCACCGACCGCCTCAAAGAATCAGGAGTGCCCACTGGTCTGTCATCAAACTTTGAGAGTCTCATCAGCGGCGTGAAAAACTTCCTCCCTGCCGATCGCGATTTTACAGTTACAAAGATCGTCGAATCGATCATGGACCCCTCGTcagcctcctcttcagccatTGCCAAGACAGAGCACTACCTCTACTACGATCCTAGATCCGCCAATGCTCGAGGCACCATGCCTCCACCAAGTGCTATGCGGTCTGGCGCTGGAGCTACTCCAGGCGGCATGCCTGGCTCCCAAGTGCCCGGACAGACTGCTAGCTTTGGTCAAAGAAGACAAGGCTTCAGTGAAGCCGTCGTTTTTACAGTTGGCGGTGGCAGCATGGATGAATATGGTAACTTGCAGGAGTGGGTAAGTCGAGCAGGAGGCGACAGGGCTAAGAAGAGGG
- a CDS encoding Pro-kumamolisin, activation domain-containing protein, which produces MLVTNSLKIWSLLFSATAVLTSPIVLESLDETPADWQESDSPDPAQIIEFSIGLQPEDSQSLDTALYGAPDPDHPNYGKHLSGESAKALLNPSNEATESAKRWLTDAGIPEHHVRDEDLRIRDSRRSRVSFSKTWLVYPLE; this is translated from the coding sequence ATGTTGGTAACTAACTCCCTCAAAATATGGAGCCTTCTCTTCAGTGCCACCGCTGTTTTGACAAGCCCAATTGTCCTCGAATCTCTGGATGAGACCCCTGCCGACTGGCAGGAGTCCGACTCACCAGACCCTGCTCAGATTATTGAATTCTCCATTGGCCTCCAGCCTGAAGATAGCCAGTCACTCGATACTGCTCTATATGGAGCCCCGGATCCCGACCATCCCAATTACGGCAAACATCTCTCTGGAGAATCTGCTAAAGCCCTCCTCAACCCATCTAACGAAGCTACCGAGTCCGCCAAGCGTTGGCTTACAGATGCCGGAATCCCTGAGCATCATGTCCGTGACGAAGATCTCAGGATTAGAGactcaagaagatcgagagtCAGCTTCTCTAAGACATGGTTAGTTTATCCTCTAGAATAA